The nucleotide sequence GACAATCAGGTTTGCGCTACGACCACCACCGGCGTTGTCTCGTGCTGGAGAGGGGGAGACGGAAACGGTTACACTAGACCTTTTGGCGTCACTCAATTCGGGTCAATTTCATCTGGGTTTGGTTTCTCTTGTGGGATTCTCGCCGGTAATGACACAATTCGTTGTTGGGGCAGTAACCCGATTGCGAGTCGGATTGAGTCCGAATTCGGAACCATGTCAATGTTGAGTGTTCAAGCTGGCGGTTCCCATGTCTGCGGTGTGAACTCAACCGGGTTTTTGGTCTGTAAAGGCGACAATAGCTCCGGCCAATTGGATATTCCGGTCGAAGCTCAATTAGAGTATAGAGAATTAGCACTCGGAGCTAACCACACTTGTGCAATCAGGAACGTAAACGGGTCAGTGGTTTGTTGGGGCGGAAATGGAGATTACAGTGTGAATTTAACAAATGGGGTTTCTTTCGAGAAAATTGTTTCTGGGTCTGATTTCACTTGTGGGCTAACAACTGCTAATTTGTCAGTATTGTGTTGGGGACCAGGTTGGCCTGATGTATCGGAGCTTCCATTGCCTTCAACTCTTCCAGGGCCTTGTGTTCGATCTTCGTGTGATGATTGTGGTCCGTTTCCCCAATCTGAGCAACTCTGTTCTGGTTCTGGTAACATCTGCAGCGTTTGTCCTTTCAATGTTTCAATGCAACCAGTGCCGCCACCATTTTTTCCACCACCTCCAACAGCTCGGCCTCCTTCGCCACCATCAGAGGGGTTGAGGAAAGGCTTGTTGGCATTTGCTATTGTTGGATCCATAGGTGCATTTTCGGGTATTTGTACCATAATCTATTGCTTATATACTGGGGTTTGTTTTGGGAACAAAAAGGTTTATAATTCAGTACAACCTACAATTACCAGAGCAGGTTCCAATGGTGGAGCAAACTCGAATAATAGCCCCATTTCAAGATCTTCTACTATAAGACGCCAGGGTTCAAGAGCGATGAGGCGTCAAAGAAGTGGAACTTCATCAAAGCATGCTGATAGAGCTGAGGAATTCACATTGGGAGAGCTTGCAGCTGCCACCAACGACTTCTCCTTGGAGAACAAAATTGGTGCAGGCAGCTTTGGCATTGTTTACAGAGGCAAGTTGCCTGATGGTCGTGAAGTAGCCATTAAAAGAGGCGAAACAGGtcagaaaatgaagaaattcCAGGAGAAAGAGACTGCATTTGATTCAGAATTGGCATTTCTGTCAAGGCTTCACCACAAACATTTGGTGAGGCTTGTTGGGTATTGTGAAGAGAGGGATGAGAGACTCTTAGTCTACGACTACATGAAAAATGGAGCTCTCTATGATCATTTACATGCCAAGGACAATGTCGAAAAGAGTTCGAGTGTTATAAATTCATGGAGAATGAGGATCAAAGTTGCTTTAGATGCTGCAAGAGGGATTGAATACTTGCACAACTATGCAGTCCCTCCAATAATTCATAGAGATATCAAGTCCTCCAACATATTGCTTGATTCGAATTGGATAGCAAGAGTGTCCGATTTTGGCTTATCGTTAATGGGACCGGAACCAGACCGCGATTACAGGCCAACGAAGGCAGCAGGAACTGTTGGATACATTGATCCTGAGTACTATGGACTCAATGTGTTAACAGCAAAGAGTGATGTGTATGGTCTTGGAGTTGTATTGCTAGAACTTTTGACAGGCAAGAGAGCTATATTCAAGAGTGGTGAAAATGGAGGCCCACCCATTAGTCTCGTGGACTTTGCGGTCCCGGCAATAATGGCCGGAGAGCTGGTCAAGATATTGGATGACAGGGTTGGGCCACCGGAGCTGAACGAGGCGGAGGCCGTGGAGCTGGTGGCATACACTGCAATGCATTGTGTGAATTTGGAAGGGAAAGATAGGCCAACCATGACTGACATTGTTGCTAATTTGGAGAGAGCATTGGCACTCTGTGATCATAGCCATGGCAGCATCTCTAGTGGTACAATTTCAATTGTTTcagactgaaaaaaa is from Tripterygium wilfordii isolate XIE 37 chromosome 14, ASM1340144v1, whole genome shotgun sequence and encodes:
- the LOC120014769 gene encoding putative serine/threonine-protein kinase-like protein CCR3 produces the protein MTKLPSPFPITVAVIFATLHFLNVQIQLAHALGSGSTLAVSYASATVCGVVAFQSTHNIQCYSRGLNVSVQIQPNVSFSTISGGASFFCGLRTGGYSLLCWNPSNSTFERQRIYYNDSIFLNNLSVGDNQVCATTTTGVVSCWRGGDGNGYTRPFGVTQFGSISSGFGFSCGILAGNDTIRCWGSNPIASRIESEFGTMSMLSVQAGGSHVCGVNSTGFLVCKGDNSSGQLDIPVEAQLEYRELALGANHTCAIRNVNGSVVCWGGNGDYSVNLTNGVSFEKIVSGSDFTCGLTTANLSVLCWGPGWPDVSELPLPSTLPGPCVRSSCDDCGPFPQSEQLCSGSGNICSVCPFNVSMQPVPPPFFPPPPTARPPSPPSEGLRKGLLAFAIVGSIGAFSGICTIIYCLYTGVCFGNKKVYNSVQPTITRAGSNGGANSNNSPISRSSTIRRQGSRAMRRQRSGTSSKHADRAEEFTLGELAAATNDFSLENKIGAGSFGIVYRGKLPDGREVAIKRGETGQKMKKFQEKETAFDSELAFLSRLHHKHLVRLVGYCEERDERLLVYDYMKNGALYDHLHAKDNVEKSSSVINSWRMRIKVALDAARGIEYLHNYAVPPIIHRDIKSSNILLDSNWIARVSDFGLSLMGPEPDRDYRPTKAAGTVGYIDPEYYGLNVLTAKSDVYGLGVVLLELLTGKRAIFKSGENGGPPISLVDFAVPAIMAGELVKILDDRVGPPELNEAEAVELVAYTAMHCVNLEGKDRPTMTDIVANLERALALCDHSHGSISSGTISIVSD